The genome window CGGGGCAACACGCGGGCCGTACAGAATATTTCCTTCGACTTGCGGCGGGGCGAAACGCTGGCCATTGTGGGTGAGTCGGGCTCAGGCAAGTCGGTAACGTCGTTGGCCCTGATGGGGCTGATTCCGCTGCCGCCCGGCCAGATTGTGTCCGGGCAGGCGCGGTTTCAGTCGGAGGCGCTAGGGGAGGTTGACCTGCTCCAACTCACCGACCAGCAGCTGCGGCAGGTGCGGGGCAACGACATCAGCATGATTTTTCAGGAGCCGATGACGTCCCTGAACCCGGTGTACACCTGCGGCAGCCAGGTAGTGGAAGCCCTACGCCTGCACACCCCGCTTACGGAAAAGGAAGTGCAAGCCCGCACCGTGGAGCTGTTCACCATGGCCCAGCTGCCCCGCCCCGAGAAAATCTTCACCAGCTACCCCCACGAAATCAGCGGGGGCCAGAAGCAGCGCGTGATGATTGCCATGGCCATGGCCTGCAACCCGGCCATCCTCATTGCCGACGAGCCCACCACGGCCCTCGACGTCACGGTGCAAGCCCGCATGCTCCGCCTTATCGACGACCTGCGCCGCCAGCACCATACCGCCGTCATCTTCATTACCCACGACCTAGGAGTAGTAGCCGAAATAGCCGACCGTATTTTGGTCATGTACCGGGGCCGGGTAGTAGAGCAGGGCTCAGTTCTCGACATCTTCACCAACCCCCAGCACCCGTACACCAAGGGTCTGCTGGCCTGCCGGCCAAAACTTTCTGTTGGCCAGAAAAAATTGCCCGTGGTAGCTGATTTCATGCGTGAAACAGCCGATGGAAACTTTATTGTCACTGAAAATGACCCTGCGCAACTGCTTACTAATGAAATTGGTGGCCTCCAAGAGCTAAACTCTCAAAACAACTCTGAAACCACCAAAACGTTCCCCGTGGAACATTCTGTTTCACGCCCTTCGGAACCACAATTTGGTCTGGATGCTGCCCCCGGCCTGGAATCTGGCCAGCCGTTGCCGCTAGAAGCAAGTGGTCCTACGAATTCCCCGCAGGGGTTCGTAGGACCACTCTCGTTGAACGAAGGCAGCCCAGCCATCAGCAACCTCAGCAACGAGAGTGGTTCGACCAACCCTGCGGGAATTGGTCGGACCACCGCCGATGGACCTTTACTAAGCGTGAAAGAATTGAACGTGCATTTCCCCATTCGTAAAGGCTTCTTCAACCGGAAGAAGGAGTATGTGCGGGCCGTGGACGGGGTAAGCTTCGACATTTATCCTGGCGAAACGGTGGGGTTGGTGGGGGAGTCGGGCTGCGGCAAAACCACGCTGGGCCGAACCTTGCTGCGGCTAGTGGAGCCCACCTCGGGTAGTATCCTGTTCGAAGGGGTAGACCTGGCCACGCTGCCCGCTGAGGAGCTGCGCCGCAAGCGCCGGGAGTTTCAGATGGTGTTCCAGGACCCCTACGCCGCCCTAAATCCTATGATGACCGTGGGTGAGGCCATCCTGGAGCCCATGCGCGTGCACCACGTAGGC of Hymenobacter sublimis contains these proteins:
- a CDS encoding ABC transporter ATP-binding protein gives rise to the protein MPLPAVSQPILSVRNLTIDFQSHRGNTRAVQNISFDLRRGETLAIVGESGSGKSVTSLALMGLIPLPPGQIVSGQARFQSEALGEVDLLQLTDQQLRQVRGNDISMIFQEPMTSLNPVYTCGSQVVEALRLHTPLTEKEVQARTVELFTMAQLPRPEKIFTSYPHEISGGQKQRVMIAMAMACNPAILIADEPTTALDVTVQARMLRLIDDLRRQHHTAVIFITHDLGVVAEIADRILVMYRGRVVEQGSVLDIFTNPQHPYTKGLLACRPKLSVGQKKLPVVADFMRETADGNFIVTENDPAQLLTNEIGGLQELNSQNNSETTKTFPVEHSVSRPSEPQFGLDAAPGLESGQPLPLEASGPTNSPQGFVGPLSLNEGSPAISNLSNESGSTNPAGIGRTTADGPLLSVKELNVHFPIRKGFFNRKKEYVRAVDGVSFDIYPGETVGLVGESGCGKTTLGRTLLRLVEPTSGSILFEGVDLATLPAEELRRKRREFQMVFQDPYAALNPMMTVGEAILEPMRVHHVGGTRQQQKDQVLELLRTVGLKEEHYQRYPHEFSGGQRQRICIARALALQPKCIICDESVSALDVSVQAQVLNLLNDLKREFGITYLFITHDLSVARFMSDRLLVMRQGQIVESGPAAELYANPQHEYTRQLLAAIPKDEPADIRAAVASRA